Proteins from a genomic interval of Pseudomonadota bacterium:
- a CDS encoding UDP-glucose/GDP-mannose dehydrogenase family protein — protein sequence MQIVVVGTGYVGLVTGACFAEVGNRVVCVDVDQRKVAMLRAGEIPIHEPGLDVLVRRNLAEKRLSFAASIAEALAALPSCPAPLLAFIAVGTPPGEDGSADLTHVLAAARDIGRAADRPFAVIGKSTVPVGTARKVEAAIRAELEARGADPAFHVISNPEFLKEGAAIDDFMRPDRVVVGCRDEAAEALMRDLYAPFFRKNDRVLVMGVEEAEMTKYAANAMLATKISFINEIAALCDRLGVDVEQVREGIGADSRIGYAFIYPGIGYGGSCFPKDVGALVRIAEAAGVAPLVLSAVEARNRAQKSFLAGKIKAFFGEDLRGVTIAVWGLSFKPGTDDLREAPSRVVIGEILAAGGRVRAYDPVAMENARAELDPAWFATGALELAPTRYDAADGADALALLTEWKVFRAPDLGELARRMKRKVVFDGRNQYAPQKLRDAGFEYFGVGR from the coding sequence ATGCAGATCGTCGTCGTGGGGACCGGGTACGTCGGGCTCGTGACCGGCGCGTGCTTCGCCGAGGTCGGCAACCGCGTCGTGTGCGTGGACGTGGACCAGCGGAAGGTCGCGATGCTTCGGGCGGGCGAGATCCCGATCCACGAGCCCGGGCTCGACGTGCTCGTGCGGCGGAACCTCGCGGAGAAGCGGCTCTCGTTCGCGGCCTCGATCGCCGAGGCGCTCGCCGCGCTGCCCTCGTGCCCGGCGCCGCTCCTCGCCTTCATCGCGGTCGGCACGCCGCCCGGCGAGGACGGCTCCGCGGATCTCACCCACGTGCTCGCCGCGGCGCGCGACATAGGCCGTGCCGCGGATCGCCCGTTCGCGGTGATAGGCAAGTCGACGGTGCCGGTCGGCACGGCGCGAAAGGTCGAGGCGGCGATCCGGGCCGAGCTCGAGGCGCGCGGCGCGGATCCCGCGTTCCACGTGATCTCGAACCCCGAGTTCCTCAAGGAGGGCGCAGCGATCGACGACTTCATGCGGCCGGATCGCGTCGTCGTCGGCTGCCGGGACGAGGCGGCCGAGGCGCTCATGCGCGACCTCTACGCGCCGTTCTTCCGTAAGAACGACCGCGTCCTGGTCATGGGCGTGGAGGAAGCCGAGATGACGAAGTACGCGGCCAACGCCATGCTCGCGACGAAGATCTCGTTCATCAACGAGATCGCCGCGCTGTGCGATAGGCTCGGGGTCGACGTCGAGCAGGTGCGCGAGGGGATCGGCGCGGACTCGCGGATCGGCTACGCGTTCATCTACCCGGGCATCGGCTACGGCGGCTCGTGCTTCCCCAAGGACGTCGGCGCGCTCGTCCGGATCGCCGAGGCGGCGGGCGTCGCGCCGCTCGTGCTCTCGGCCGTCGAGGCGCGCAACCGCGCCCAGAAGTCGTTCCTCGCGGGCAAGATCAAGGCGTTCTTCGGCGAGGATCTGCGCGGCGTCACGATCGCGGTGTGGGGGCTCTCGTTCAAGCCCGGCACCGACGACCTGCGCGAGGCGCCGTCGCGCGTCGTGATAGGCGAGATCCTCGCGGCCGGCGGCCGCGTGCGGGCGTACGACCCGGTGGCGATGGAGAACGCGCGCGCCGAGCTCGACCCCGCGTGGTTCGCGACGGGCGCCCTCGAGCTCGCGCCCACGAGGTACGACGCGGCGGACGGCGCGGACGCGCTCGCGCTGCTCACCGAGTGGAAGGTCTTCCGCGCGCC
- a CDS encoding Gfo/Idh/MocA family oxidoreductase → MHNFALIGAAGYVAPRHMRAIRDTGNRLVAAADPHDAVGVLDRWFLDVRYFPEIERFDRHLEKLRRGPDAERVHYVSICSPNYLHDAHVRLALRVGAKAICEKPLVINPWNLDQLAQLEAETQGEVRTILQLRHHPALVAARDRLGSGGRRHRVKLAYVTGRGRWYHASWKGDEARSGGLPTNIGVHFFDLLLWLFGGALSVEVHESDRSTISGLLALERADVEWLLSVDFARLPFAAAPGERTTHRSIEIDGREVEFSEGFDDLHTRAYQEILAGRGFGIADASPSIELVHRIREAARDA, encoded by the coding sequence ATGCACAATTTCGCGCTCATCGGCGCCGCGGGCTACGTGGCGCCACGGCACATGCGGGCGATCCGCGACACCGGGAACCGGCTCGTGGCCGCGGCCGATCCGCACGACGCGGTCGGCGTGCTCGACCGCTGGTTCCTCGACGTGCGCTACTTCCCGGAGATCGAGCGGTTCGACCGCCACCTCGAGAAGCTCCGGCGCGGCCCGGACGCCGAGCGCGTGCACTACGTCTCCATCTGCTCGCCCAACTACCTGCACGACGCGCACGTCCGGCTCGCGCTGCGGGTCGGCGCCAAGGCGATCTGCGAGAAGCCGCTCGTCATCAACCCGTGGAACCTCGATCAGCTCGCGCAGCTCGAGGCCGAGACCCAGGGCGAGGTGCGGACGATCCTGCAGCTGCGCCACCACCCCGCGCTCGTCGCGGCCCGGGATCGCCTCGGGAGCGGGGGACGCCGCCACCGCGTGAAGCTCGCGTACGTCACGGGCCGCGGCCGCTGGTACCACGCGTCGTGGAAGGGCGACGAGGCGCGCTCCGGCGGGCTCCCGACGAACATCGGCGTGCACTTCTTCGACCTCCTCCTGTGGCTGTTCGGCGGCGCGCTCTCCGTCGAGGTGCACGAGAGCGACAGGTCGACGATCTCCGGCCTGCTCGCGCTCGAGCGCGCGGACGTCGAGTGGCTCCTGTCGGTCGACTTCGCGCGCCTCCCGTTCGCCGCCGCGCCGGGCGAGCGCACGACCCACCGCTCCATCGAGATCGACGGGCGCGAGGTCGAGTTCTCGGAGGGCTTCGACGACCTCCACACGCGCGCCTACCAGGAGATCCTCGCCGGGCGCGGGTTCGGCATCGCGGACGCGAGCCCGTCGATCGAGCTCGTGCACCGGATCCGCGAGGCCGCGCGCGACGCGTAA
- a CDS encoding DUF86 domain-containing protein — MVDDVLLNKCDTIERCLKRVELVYGERKDALETDFDVQDVLVLNLQRACQAAIDLAMHLVRRGALGLPQHSAEAFALLEGAGVVDRTLAARLKAMVGFRNVAVHQYQALDLAIVRSIIERGAADFRAFVAVALAWRPPAGGG, encoded by the coding sequence ATGGTCGATGACGTGCTGCTCAACAAGTGCGACACGATCGAGCGGTGCCTGAAGAGGGTCGAGCTGGTCTACGGCGAGCGCAAGGACGCGCTCGAGACGGACTTCGACGTGCAGGACGTCCTCGTGCTCAACCTCCAGCGCGCCTGTCAGGCCGCGATCGATCTCGCGATGCACCTGGTCCGCCGCGGCGCCCTCGGGCTCCCCCAGCACAGCGCCGAGGCGTTCGCCCTGCTCGAGGGCGCCGGCGTCGTGGATCGCACGCTCGCCGCTCGGCTCAAGGCGATGGTGGGGTTCCGGAACGTGGCCGTGCACCAGTACCAGGCGCTCGACCTCGCCATCGTGCGCTCGATCATCGAACGCGGCGCGGCGGACTTCCGCGCGTTCGTCGCCGTCGCCCTCGCCTGGCGCCCGCCCGCCGGAGGGGGATGA